Proteins found in one Bremerella volcania genomic segment:
- the glmM gene encoding phosphoglucosamine mutase has product MQEPIISVSGLRGILGLSLSPEIISRYIAAFVEQLPEGSILLSRDGRPSGWAIGDIVKGTINLLGRDVIDVGVAATPTVGILVRDNRCTGGIQISASHNPPEYNGLKLMGADGRVISAEKGAQVKAAYKDQPVTWAPWDEIGNTTSCPDPATAHIEKVLATINVEPIRKKSFKVLLDSNGGSGSIVGVKLLEQLGCEVEVIGGEPNGTFLHPAEPTEANLKSISDLVAQGKYDIAFCQDPDADRLAVIDEKGRYIGEEYTVALCLQNVLSQRKGAVVINGATSRMNEDVAASFKCPIFRSAVGEANVTQEMMRRDAVFGGEGNGGPIDPQVGYIRDSFVGMANILELMTKKKKPISKLADALPRYEIVKHKVDLDAHELPAGFDRLKQQYADAQLDEGDGLRFTWKDRWLIARASNTEPIVRVIAESKSFDQSEGMCISATRTLRGV; this is encoded by the coding sequence ATGCAAGAACCAATCATCAGCGTGTCCGGATTACGCGGAATTTTAGGATTGAGCCTTTCGCCGGAGATAATCAGCCGCTACATCGCGGCGTTTGTCGAGCAATTGCCGGAAGGAAGTATTCTCCTATCTCGCGACGGTCGCCCCAGTGGCTGGGCGATCGGGGATATCGTGAAGGGAACGATTAATTTGCTCGGTCGCGACGTCATCGACGTGGGCGTCGCCGCGACCCCCACCGTCGGCATTCTGGTTCGCGATAACCGCTGTACCGGCGGCATTCAAATTTCTGCCAGTCACAATCCGCCGGAATACAACGGTTTAAAACTGATGGGAGCCGACGGACGAGTCATCTCGGCCGAAAAGGGAGCCCAGGTCAAAGCGGCCTACAAAGACCAGCCAGTCACGTGGGCACCGTGGGACGAAATCGGCAATACGACTTCCTGCCCTGACCCGGCCACGGCCCACATTGAAAAGGTTCTCGCGACGATTAACGTGGAACCGATTCGAAAGAAATCTTTTAAAGTTCTGCTCGACAGCAACGGCGGCTCCGGGAGCATCGTCGGCGTGAAGCTGTTGGAACAACTCGGCTGCGAAGTCGAGGTGATCGGCGGCGAGCCCAACGGCACGTTCCTGCACCCGGCCGAACCGACCGAAGCGAATCTGAAATCGATTTCCGACCTGGTCGCCCAAGGGAAATACGACATCGCGTTCTGCCAAGACCCCGACGCCGATCGCCTGGCCGTGATCGACGAAAAGGGGCGCTACATCGGCGAGGAGTATACCGTCGCACTGTGCCTGCAAAACGTTTTGTCGCAGCGCAAGGGAGCTGTTGTGATCAATGGCGCCACGAGCCGCATGAACGAAGACGTGGCCGCTTCGTTCAAGTGCCCGATCTTCCGCTCGGCGGTCGGCGAAGCGAACGTCACGCAGGAAATGATGCGGCGGGACGCCGTCTTCGGCGGCGAAGGGAACGGCGGTCCGATCGACCCTCAGGTCGGCTACATTCGCGACAGCTTCGTCGGCATGGCCAACATCCTGGAACTCATGACCAAGAAGAAAAAGCCGATCAGCAAACTGGCCGACGCATTGCCGCGCTACGAGATCGTGAAGCACAAGGTCGATCTGGATGCCCATGAACTGCCAGCCGGTTTCGATCGCCTCAAACAGCAGTACGCCGACGCCCAACTCGACGAAGGGGACGGGCTGCGTTTCACTTGGAAAGACCGCTGGCTGATCGCCCGGGCCAGTAACACGGAACCGATTGTGCGCGTCATCGCCGAGTCGAAGTCGTTCGACCAAAGCGAAGGCATGTGCATCTCGGCAACGCGCACGCTGCGCGGGGTTTAG